A single genomic interval of Candidatus Krumholzibacteriia bacterium harbors:
- a CDS encoding SGNH/GDSL hydrolase family protein, with product MRIRMDRIVSVLAVGLFTLAGCGPDDPSAPSRIAGQIPDARITAIGNSLTAGFLNNGLVVTGQRAGYANVVARQITGRDMSLPLIDLPGLGSSTDPDTGAPLGTAYVTPTGQIAFRELPTTDPRDLLLAAALPVPYDNVGVPGALTADVLETTSAINSVSPGNLFFDLILRNSALPPGDTTQLDQLESLVENGLPGTSLVMYWVGNNDVLGGALGGDPVEGVNVTPPSAFASLTDAALARIDALDVPQVVVLNVPDVTAIPFVTSIAGLLSQGGLTPADLNTAEENVAFVLLTAQTLLFEADGSVDLDYVTGASATPETLPSNLTLTQAEVVVLQQTVAAFNDHLATAVDAGGRDWALVDANSLLSGLPLDPTAPLNSLFPLVPSPAGGLVQNEGSAFSLDGVHPSERGYARLANAVLESLNTTYGTEYPLVDLAGVENTIGFEDFGGAAGRTAPTVDPEADVFRAVVEFVQQR from the coding sequence GTGCGTATTCGAATGGACCGTATCGTTTCCGTCCTCGCAGTGGGACTCTTCACCCTGGCGGGCTGTGGTCCCGACGACCCCTCGGCGCCGTCTCGGATCGCGGGCCAGATCCCGGACGCGCGGATCACCGCGATCGGGAACAGCCTCACCGCGGGCTTCCTGAACAATGGTCTGGTGGTGACCGGTCAGCGCGCCGGCTACGCCAACGTCGTCGCCCGGCAGATCACCGGCCGGGACATGAGCCTGCCCCTGATCGACCTGCCCGGTCTGGGATCGAGCACCGATCCGGACACCGGAGCACCACTCGGCACCGCCTACGTGACACCGACCGGTCAGATCGCATTCCGTGAACTGCCGACCACGGATCCACGGGACCTCCTCCTGGCCGCGGCCCTGCCCGTGCCCTACGACAACGTGGGCGTACCCGGTGCGCTGACCGCCGACGTGCTCGAGACGACTTCGGCGATCAATTCGGTGAGCCCGGGGAATCTGTTCTTCGACCTCATCCTGCGCAACTCGGCCCTGCCGCCGGGGGACACGACGCAGCTCGACCAGCTCGAATCGCTGGTCGAGAACGGTCTGCCGGGGACGTCGCTCGTCATGTACTGGGTCGGGAACAACGACGTGCTGGGTGGAGCCCTCGGCGGGGATCCGGTCGAGGGAGTGAACGTGACGCCGCCTTCGGCCTTCGCATCGCTCACCGATGCCGCGCTGGCGCGGATCGACGCGCTGGACGTGCCGCAGGTCGTGGTACTCAACGTTCCCGATGTCACGGCGATTCCGTTCGTGACGTCGATCGCTGGCCTGCTGTCCCAGGGTGGCCTGACGCCGGCGGATCTGAACACCGCGGAGGAGAACGTCGCCTTCGTCCTGCTCACGGCACAGACGCTGCTGTTCGAGGCCGATGGCAGTGTGGACCTCGACTACGTGACCGGTGCCTCGGCGACGCCCGAGACCCTGCCCTCGAATCTGACGCTGACGCAGGCGGAGGTCGTCGTTCTGCAGCAGACGGTGGCTGCGTTCAACGATCACCTCGCCACGGCGGTCGACGCCGGCGGACGCGACTGGGCGCTGGTGGATGCCAACTCGCTGCTCTCGGGCCTGCCGCTCGACCCGACGGCGCCGCTGAACAGCCTGTTCCCGCTGGTGCCTTCACCGGCCGGTGGCCTGGTGCAGAACGAGGGCAGTGCCTTCAGTCTCGACGGGGTCCACCCGAGCGAGCGCGGATACGCCCGCCTGGCGAACGCGGTGCTGGAATCCCTGAACACGACCTACGGCACCGAGTACCCGCTCGTCGATCTGGCCGGTGTGGAGAACACGATCGGTTTCGAGGACTTCGGTGGGGCGGCCGGGCGAACGGCTCCGACCGTCGACCCCGAGGCGGACGTCTTCCGGGCGGTGGTGGAGTTCGTGCAACAGCGCTGA
- the rfbB gene encoding dTDP-glucose 4,6-dehydratase, which produces MKILVTGGAGFIGANFVLEMLATHDDLEIVNLDALTYAGNLENLRSVENDPRYRFVRGDICDADTVAAVLDDSVDAAVHFAAESHVDRSVEGPDVFLRTNVMGTQVLLERMRALGRGRFVMVSTDEVYGSLGPDGAFTEATPLAPNSPYSASKASADLLCRAYHHTFGVDVVITRCSNNYGPYQFPEKLIPLMIANAMEDRELPVYGDGRNVRDWLHVRDHCRAIDVVLRRGRSGEVYNIGGDSERENIQVVRALLDHLDKSHDLITYVTDRPGHDRRYAIDATKIRQELGWAPRIVFEDGLGETIRWYRDNGPWLEQVRSGGYRTYYDTMYGDRSRFAR; this is translated from the coding sequence TTGAAGATCCTGGTCACCGGCGGCGCCGGTTTCATCGGCGCGAACTTCGTGCTCGAGATGCTCGCGACCCACGACGACCTCGAGATCGTGAATCTCGACGCTCTCACCTACGCGGGCAATCTCGAGAACCTCCGCTCGGTGGAGAACGACCCCCGCTACCGTTTCGTGCGCGGGGACATCTGTGACGCCGACACGGTGGCGGCGGTGCTCGACGACAGCGTCGATGCGGCCGTGCACTTCGCGGCCGAGAGCCATGTCGATCGTTCGGTGGAGGGGCCGGACGTGTTCCTGCGCACCAACGTCATGGGGACCCAGGTCCTGCTCGAGCGGATGCGCGCACTCGGCCGGGGTCGCTTCGTCATGGTGAGCACCGACGAGGTCTACGGGAGCCTCGGACCCGACGGAGCCTTCACCGAGGCCACGCCACTGGCTCCCAACAGTCCCTACTCGGCCAGCAAGGCCTCGGCCGATCTGTTGTGCCGCGCCTACCACCACACCTTCGGGGTGGACGTGGTGATCACGCGGTGCAGCAACAACTACGGGCCCTATCAGTTCCCCGAGAAGCTGATCCCCTTGATGATCGCCAACGCCATGGAGGACCGGGAACTCCCGGTGTACGGCGACGGCCGCAACGTGCGCGACTGGCTGCACGTACGGGACCACTGCCGGGCGATCGACGTGGTCCTGCGTCGTGGACGAAGCGGCGAGGTCTACAACATCGGGGGCGACAGCGAACGCGAGAACATCCAGGTGGTGCGCGCACTGCTCGACCATCTGGACAAGTCGCACGATCTGATCACCTACGTGACCGATCGGCCGGGGCACGATCGGCGCTACGCGATCGACGCCACGAAGATCCGCCAGGAACTCGGCTGGGCGCCGCGGATCGTGTTCGAGGACGGTCTCGGCGAAACCATCCGCTGGTATCGCGACAACGGTCCGTGGCTCGAACAGGTTCGCAGCGGGGGATACCGCACCTACTACGACACCATGTACGGTGATCGTTCGCGCTTCGCGCGTTGA
- a CDS encoding phenylalanine--tRNA ligase beta subunit-related protein, translating into MDDGNPTPVLGWSLDPSVVDRVRAWAIEVDGVEVRDEGRAHESLEALARARGTAATSVAIGEVEGIDAARRLYRAFGVDPTRHRPSSEALMRRARKGQSIYRLNEVVDVGNWVSLEWLLPLGLYDRDRIVGDVAVVRVGRAGEEYEGIRKGAVHLDGRLCVADREGPFGSPTSDSARTCIRAATRRVAAILFGPHDVDPARLRAAGEALATRLVDHAGGRILFSGPVTGTNDGSMPLR; encoded by the coding sequence ATGGATGACGGAAATCCGACACCGGTGCTGGGGTGGAGCCTCGATCCGTCGGTGGTCGATCGCGTCCGCGCATGGGCGATCGAGGTCGACGGTGTCGAGGTCCGCGACGAAGGTCGCGCCCACGAAAGCCTCGAAGCGCTCGCCCGCGCGCGCGGAACCGCGGCGACCTCGGTCGCCATCGGCGAGGTCGAGGGCATCGACGCCGCGCGCCGGCTGTACCGGGCCTTCGGGGTGGATCCCACCCGGCACCGGCCGAGCAGTGAAGCGCTGATGCGCCGCGCGCGCAAGGGGCAGTCGATCTACCGCCTGAACGAAGTGGTCGACGTGGGCAACTGGGTCTCGCTGGAGTGGCTGCTTCCGCTCGGTCTGTACGATCGCGATCGCATCGTCGGCGACGTCGCCGTCGTCCGCGTCGGCCGTGCGGGCGAGGAGTACGAGGGCATCCGGAAGGGAGCGGTGCACCTCGACGGGCGGCTGTGCGTGGCGGACCGCGAGGGTCCATTCGGGAGCCCGACCAGCGACAGCGCACGCACCTGTATCCGCGCTGCCACGCGCCGGGTGGCAGCGATCCTGTTCGGTCCCCACGACGTGGATCCCGCGCGACTGCGAGCGGCCGGCGAGGCCCTCGCCACCCGACTCGTCGACCACGCCGGAGGCCGGATCCTGTTCAGCGGCCCCGTGACCGGAACGAACGACGGATCCATGCCGCTCCGATGA
- a CDS encoding sugar phosphate nucleotidyltransferase — MKGVILAGGLGTRLYPLTKITNKHLLPVYDKPMIHYPIRALVQAGIEDVLVVTGGNSAGDFLELLGNGREFGLPTMNFTYQEGEGGIADALRLARHFAEDEPICVILGDNVFERSIRHAVEGFRQQAKGARILLKKVPDPERFGVPVIEGDKVVRIEEKPKQPKSDFAVVGVYIFDNRVFEVIETLKPSDRGELEITDVNNWYIERGEMQWSEMEGWWTDAGTFESLLRASKLVAETGANNP; from the coding sequence ATGAAGGGCGTGATCCTGGCCGGAGGTCTCGGAACCCGGCTCTATCCCCTCACCAAGATCACCAACAAGCACCTGTTGCCGGTCTACGACAAGCCCATGATCCACTACCCGATCCGGGCGCTGGTGCAGGCGGGGATCGAGGACGTGCTCGTGGTGACCGGCGGCAACAGCGCCGGTGACTTCCTCGAGTTGCTGGGCAACGGGCGCGAGTTCGGTCTGCCGACCATGAACTTCACGTACCAGGAGGGCGAAGGCGGGATCGCCGATGCCCTGCGTCTGGCCCGTCACTTCGCGGAAGACGAACCGATCTGCGTGATCCTCGGCGACAACGTCTTCGAACGCAGCATCCGCCACGCGGTCGAGGGCTTTCGCCAGCAGGCCAAGGGCGCGCGCATCCTGCTGAAGAAGGTGCCCGACCCCGAGCGCTTCGGTGTGCCCGTGATCGAGGGTGACAAGGTCGTCCGGATCGAGGAGAAACCGAAGCAGCCCAAGAGCGACTTCGCGGTCGTGGGCGTGTACATCTTCGACAACCGAGTGTTCGAGGTGATCGAGACCCTCAAGCCCAGTGATCGCGGCGAACTCGAGATCACCGACGTGAACAACTGGTACATCGAGCGCGGCGAGATGCAGTGGAGTGAAATGGAAGGCTGGTGGACCGACGCCGGGACCTTCGAGTCGCTGCTGCGCGCCAGCAAGCTCGTCGCCGAGACGGGTGCCAACAATCCCTGA
- a CDS encoding outer membrane protein transport protein, which yields MKKCIWVAALAACVIAGDARAGGFNVYEMGARATALGGAFTATADDGSALFYNPAGLAWLEEGWHTSVNVSFILPESRYEKSPGVVGYPGDDTAETEAAVFTPGGIYASYHPNEEWAFGFGVFTPFGLGVEWADPDDFAGRPLATNSQIQGIYISPMVTWRPVPSFAVSAGGHAVVTHLELERIVTGGTDLAQNLADFELSGWSEISFGPAFGVMVRPNDQFSLGLNFKGGVTNSFEEQDADLDFRGSTALDRALKVSGDLDYPSILSAGIRFMATERLALMFDFVWFDWSVFDQVELSFDDPSFDTVLEENYDDGQQWRFGVEYFWNESTRLLGGFVYDQTPQPVESISALLPDADRRDYSLGISRRGWGGEWTLAYMLVDFLERDTLIDGVGQNPDGFDGAYRSIAHIPTVGFSRNF from the coding sequence GTGAAGAAGTGCATCTGGGTCGCCGCGCTCGCGGCGTGCGTGATCGCCGGCGATGCGCGTGCCGGTGGCTTCAACGTCTACGAGATGGGCGCACGCGCGACCGCCCTCGGCGGGGCCTTCACCGCGACCGCCGACGACGGCTCGGCCCTGTTCTACAATCCGGCGGGGCTGGCCTGGCTCGAAGAGGGCTGGCACACGAGCGTGAACGTCTCGTTCATCCTGCCCGAGTCCAGGTACGAGAAGTCGCCGGGTGTCGTCGGCTATCCCGGCGACGACACGGCCGAGACCGAGGCCGCGGTCTTCACGCCCGGCGGGATCTACGCCTCGTACCATCCGAACGAGGAATGGGCCTTCGGCTTCGGCGTGTTCACGCCCTTCGGCCTCGGTGTCGAGTGGGCCGACCCCGACGACTTCGCCGGTCGACCGCTGGCCACCAACTCGCAGATCCAGGGGATCTACATCAGCCCCATGGTCACGTGGCGTCCGGTGCCGAGCTTCGCCGTGTCCGCCGGCGGCCACGCGGTGGTCACGCATCTCGAGCTGGAGCGGATCGTCACCGGGGGGACCGACCTCGCGCAGAACCTCGCCGACTTCGAGCTGTCGGGCTGGAGCGAGATCTCCTTCGGGCCCGCCTTCGGCGTGATGGTGCGCCCCAACGACCAGTTCAGTCTGGGTCTGAACTTCAAGGGCGGGGTGACCAACTCCTTCGAGGAGCAGGACGCCGACCTCGACTTCCGGGGCAGCACGGCGCTCGATCGTGCGCTGAAGGTCTCGGGCGACCTCGACTACCCCTCGATCCTGTCGGCGGGAATCCGCTTCATGGCCACCGAACGGCTCGCCCTGATGTTCGACTTCGTGTGGTTCGACTGGAGCGTGTTCGACCAGGTCGAGCTGAGCTTCGACGATCCGAGCTTCGACACGGTTCTCGAGGAGAACTACGACGACGGCCAGCAGTGGCGTTTCGGCGTGGAGTACTTCTGGAACGAGTCGACGCGCCTGCTCGGCGGCTTCGTCTACGACCAGACCCCACAGCCGGTCGAGAGCATCTCGGCGCTGCTGCCCGACGCCGATCGCCGCGACTACAGCCTCGGCATCAGTCGTCGCGGCTGGGGTGGTGAGTGGACGCTGGCCTACATGCTCGTCGACTTCCTCGAGCGCGACACCTTGATCGACGGAGTGGGGCAGAATCCCGACGGCTTCGACGGAGCGTACCGTTCGATCGCCCACATCCCGACCGTCGGCTTCAGCCGCAACTTCTAG
- a CDS encoding HEAT repeat domain-containing protein, with protein sequence MIDFGRKPLRGQVRGFLDRMRASLHDGLRVGDAYRALADALHAEPAVAEQTLTELCLWSDDDLMTFLDGAWTSEVPEALDVAAAVVQRRGLTGLLPWIDRLLQDETSTRWLVDVLSEVRDDDSTRLLIRLMDHGSSSIRRRAADGLAAHRSHVDGRALVRFLASPLVQTLSYPDPLAAVRALHRLADPSLEPEFGPDTARRAERVLVNCVVHERRAPVRGDAIASLGDLGSRAAVRCLIDMLHRDSESFHRDVVIALRKIRPDRALIALLGLLRSRDPIIREEAAHALGEIGDQQAVRRVRSLLDDENSDVRQEAVLALGKLGGREVLDALDRALADDDPHVRINACSALAEGIGRSAQGKLIRALYDGSPDVRAEAAHLLGDIGDEEAQRHLELMLGDGARDGFGDRVGSIVRKALARLERSRRYGPAA encoded by the coding sequence ATGATCGACTTCGGACGAAAGCCACTGCGCGGACAGGTCCGCGGATTCCTCGACCGGATGCGCGCGTCGTTGCACGACGGGCTCCGGGTGGGCGACGCCTACCGGGCGCTGGCCGATGCCCTGCACGCCGAACCGGCCGTGGCCGAGCAGACGCTCACCGAGCTGTGCCTGTGGTCCGACGACGATCTCATGACCTTCCTCGACGGGGCCTGGACCAGTGAGGTCCCCGAGGCCCTCGACGTGGCCGCCGCGGTGGTGCAACGGCGGGGACTCACCGGCCTGTTGCCGTGGATCGATCGTCTGCTCCAGGACGAGACATCGACCCGCTGGCTGGTCGACGTGCTGTCGGAAGTGCGGGACGACGATTCGACCCGACTGCTGATCCGCCTCATGGATCACGGTTCGAGCTCGATCCGTCGCCGGGCGGCCGACGGTCTGGCCGCGCACCGCAGCCACGTCGACGGTCGTGCCCTGGTGCGCTTCCTCGCCTCTCCGCTCGTGCAGACACTGTCGTACCCCGACCCGCTGGCCGCGGTGAGGGCACTGCACCGTCTCGCGGATCCCTCGCTCGAACCCGAGTTCGGTCCCGACACCGCGCGCCGGGCCGAACGGGTCCTCGTGAACTGCGTGGTGCACGAGCGCCGGGCGCCGGTTCGCGGCGACGCCATCGCATCCCTGGGCGATCTCGGCAGTCGTGCCGCCGTCCGGTGTCTGATCGACATGCTGCACCGTGACTCGGAGAGCTTCCACCGCGACGTCGTCATCGCCCTTCGGAAGATCCGTCCCGACCGCGCGTTGATCGCGCTGCTGGGCCTGCTGCGCAGCCGTGACCCCATCATCCGCGAGGAGGCCGCCCACGCCCTCGGCGAGATCGGCGACCAGCAGGCCGTACGACGCGTCCGTTCCCTGCTCGACGACGAGAACTCGGACGTGCGCCAGGAGGCCGTGCTGGCCCTCGGAAAGCTCGGTGGCCGCGAGGTCCTCGACGCCCTCGACCGCGCCCTGGCCGACGACGACCCCCACGTACGCATCAACGCCTGCAGTGCCCTGGCCGAAGGGATCGGGCGCAGCGCCCAGGGCAAGTTGATCCGCGCGCTGTACGACGGGTCACCCGACGTCCGGGCCGAGGCGGCCCACCTGCTCGGTGACATCGGCGACGAGGAAGCACAGCGTCACCTCGAGCTGATGCTCGGCGACGGTGCGCGAGACGGTTTCGGCGACCGCGTCGGCAGCATCGTGCGCAAGGCCCTGGCGCGACTCGAGCGGAGTCGGCGCTACGGGCCCGCCGCCTGA
- a CDS encoding long-chain fatty acid--CoA ligase — MEFTTLTQLYRDAVSNRPRSDMFRYKRDGRWVSVSTEDFDRAVGECAAALLVHGVEAGDRVALLSENRLEWALVDIATQRIGAVLVPIYPTLLRPQIEYILGDCEPVAVFCSTAQQVAKLDGIETAVPSIRLVVSFEPADRANGLTLERLRDLGRRNVESRKDEVDRRSDAVGRDDLATIIYTSGTTGQPKGVMLTHGNIAGNVTAGLQVLDVTPADVCLSFLPLSHILERMAGHYLMIGSGVSINYAESIETVAADMGEVRPTLMVSVPRLYEKIYARVIENANAGGALKRRIFEWARRIGGEYTDAHVEGRPVPATVEFQRRIGDALVFKKLRARTGGRLRFFVSGGAPLAKEIAEFFYSAGLPILEGYGLTETSPVISVNTFEKFRPGSVGPPVPGVEVKIADDGEILTRSPYVMKGYWKHDEATAETIIDGWLHTGDIGHIDENGFVFITDRKKDIIVTAGGKNVAPQPIENELKLDKHVAEAVVIGDRHRYLVALLVPNFEALEATAAEHGLDASDRSALVNHAEVQRIYADVVHAVNQRLASFEQLKTFRALDHEFTQDDGHLTPSMKVKRKVVSERYADVIESMYEEGS, encoded by the coding sequence ATGGAATTCACCACCTTGACCCAGTTGTACCGGGACGCCGTCTCGAACCGACCCAGGTCGGACATGTTCCGGTACAAGCGCGACGGCCGCTGGGTGAGTGTCTCCACCGAGGACTTCGACCGTGCGGTCGGCGAATGCGCGGCCGCTCTGCTCGTCCACGGTGTCGAGGCGGGAGACCGTGTCGCACTGCTCAGCGAGAACCGCCTGGAGTGGGCGCTCGTCGACATCGCCACGCAACGAATCGGCGCGGTGCTCGTTCCGATCTACCCGACGCTCCTGCGACCGCAGATCGAGTACATCCTCGGCGACTGCGAGCCGGTGGCGGTGTTCTGCTCCACCGCACAGCAGGTGGCCAAGCTCGACGGGATCGAGACGGCGGTCCCTTCGATCCGGCTGGTCGTGTCGTTCGAACCGGCCGACCGCGCGAACGGCCTCACGCTCGAGCGCCTACGCGACCTCGGGCGCCGGAACGTGGAATCGAGGAAGGACGAGGTCGACCGCCGCTCCGACGCCGTCGGACGCGATGATCTCGCCACGATCATCTACACGAGCGGCACCACCGGACAGCCGAAGGGCGTGATGCTCACCCACGGCAATATCGCGGGCAACGTCACCGCCGGGCTGCAGGTCCTCGACGTCACTCCGGCCGACGTCTGCCTCTCGTTCCTCCCGCTGTCCCACATCCTCGAACGCATGGCCGGCCACTACCTGATGATCGGATCCGGTGTGTCCATCAACTACGCCGAGTCGATCGAGACCGTCGCCGCCGACATGGGCGAGGTCCGCCCCACACTCATGGTGTCGGTGCCGAGACTGTACGAGAAGATCTACGCGCGGGTGATCGAGAACGCGAACGCCGGCGGCGCCCTCAAGCGCCGGATCTTCGAGTGGGCGCGGCGCATCGGCGGCGAGTACACCGACGCCCACGTCGAGGGACGCCCGGTGCCGGCCACCGTCGAGTTCCAGCGCCGGATCGGCGACGCGCTCGTGTTCAAGAAGCTGCGCGCGCGCACCGGCGGCCGTCTGCGCTTCTTCGTGTCGGGCGGCGCGCCGCTCGCCAAGGAGATCGCCGAGTTCTTCTACTCGGCCGGACTACCGATCCTGGAGGGCTACGGCCTGACCGAGACCTCGCCGGTGATCTCGGTCAACACCTTCGAGAAGTTCCGTCCCGGCAGCGTGGGCCCGCCCGTACCGGGCGTCGAGGTGAAGATCGCCGACGACGGCGAGATCCTCACCCGCAGCCCCTACGTGATGAAGGGCTACTGGAAGCACGACGAGGCCACGGCCGAGACGATCATCGACGGCTGGTTGCACACCGGCGACATCGGCCACATCGACGAGAACGGCTTCGTGTTCATCACCGATCGCAAGAAGGACATCATCGTCACCGCGGGCGGAAAGAACGTCGCCCCGCAGCCGATCGAGAACGAGCTCAAACTCGACAAGCACGTGGCCGAGGCCGTCGTGATCGGCGATCGCCACCGCTACCTGGTGGCGCTGCTGGTGCCGAACTTCGAAGCGCTCGAGGCCACCGCGGCCGAGCACGGCCTCGACGCGTCCGACCGCAGCGCCCTGGTGAACCACGCCGAGGTCCAGCGGATCTACGCCGATGTCGTGCACGCGGTGAATCAGCGCCTGGCGAGCTTCGAGCAGCTGAAGACCTTCCGGGCGCTCGACCACGAGTTCACCCAGGACGACGGTCACCTCACGCCGAGCATGAAGGTCAAGCGCAAGGTGGTTTCGGAACGCTACGCAGACGTCATCGAATCGATGTACGAAGAAGGGAGCTGA
- a CDS encoding MFS transporter: protein MHARHRLGLAAMFTDLGLYLLMLSLPYRLLDLGASSAVIGLVPLMYAAPYGLVALMAGRVSDRFPRRGPIRVGLSFAVLATASLAAVGPIPMILTLVAAVGVGLGFFWPSVQAGFSEVAAGRDLHGLTRLFNVSWSTGKGLGLLFGGLLLDVIGAESVPLVAAASFAASALALPRMERPGDHSEAIAEEGGAPPPRTQQAFRRAAWIANGISFGVAATVNHHLPKVLLGVGIGGRDFGIFFGSVFLAQTLLFVTVGNLRSWHYRAIPLVGMQVVLAAGAIAVTGVDSFVTLMAFAPLLGAGLGFAYQSSLYYSLHAPVSRGAQAGVHEAALGLASATIPVAGGFAVAGAGIRAPFVLAAACMVVSAVIGAAWIRRSFRSRGR, encoded by the coding sequence ATGCACGCTCGACACCGACTGGGCCTGGCCGCGATGTTCACGGACCTGGGCCTCTACCTGCTCATGCTGAGCCTGCCGTACCGGCTGCTCGATCTCGGGGCGTCGTCGGCCGTGATCGGCCTGGTGCCGCTCATGTACGCCGCGCCCTACGGACTCGTCGCGCTGATGGCGGGACGCGTGAGCGACCGCTTTCCGCGGCGGGGACCGATCCGGGTGGGGCTGAGCTTCGCCGTTCTCGCCACGGCCTCCCTGGCCGCCGTGGGTCCGATCCCGATGATCCTGACCCTCGTGGCGGCGGTGGGCGTGGGCCTGGGATTCTTCTGGCCCTCGGTACAGGCCGGATTCTCCGAGGTCGCCGCCGGCCGTGACCTGCACGGCCTCACCCGTCTCTTCAACGTGAGCTGGAGCACGGGCAAAGGGCTCGGGCTCCTCTTCGGCGGCCTCCTGCTCGACGTGATCGGGGCCGAGAGTGTCCCGCTCGTGGCCGCCGCGTCCTTCGCCGCCTCGGCGCTGGCCCTGCCGCGCATGGAGCGCCCCGGAGATCACAGCGAGGCCATCGCCGAGGAGGGCGGGGCTCCCCCACCCCGGACCCAGCAGGCCTTCCGCCGCGCCGCGTGGATCGCCAACGGGATCTCGTTCGGCGTGGCCGCGACCGTGAACCATCACCTGCCGAAGGTCCTCCTGGGCGTCGGGATCGGCGGACGTGACTTCGGGATCTTCTTCGGGTCGGTGTTCCTGGCCCAGACGCTGCTGTTCGTGACGGTCGGCAATCTCCGCAGCTGGCACTACCGCGCGATCCCGCTCGTCGGCATGCAGGTCGTGCTGGCCGCCGGCGCGATCGCAGTCACGGGAGTCGACTCCTTCGTGACGCTCATGGCCTTCGCGCCCCTGCTCGGGGCCGGGCTCGGTTTCGCCTACCAGTCGAGTCTCTACTACTCGCTCCACGCGCCGGTGTCGCGGGGAGCACAGGCCGGCGTGCACGAGGCTGCGCTGGGACTGGCGAGCGCGACGATCCCGGTGGCCGGTGGCTTCGCCGTGGCCGGGGCGGGGATCAGGGCGCCCTTCGTGCTGGCCGCGGCCTGCATGGTCGTGAGCGCGGTCATCGGAGCGGCATGGATCCGTCGTTCGTTCCGGTCACGGGGCCGCTGA
- a CDS encoding BtpA/SgcQ family protein: MTRDEYRSWMDPPVWGVIHLPALPGAPDYLDDPDRPLRRALEDASHLARVGFTGVVVENFGDAPFHATAVEPVVVAAMARVVAAVRERHPEMRVAVNCLRNDALSALAIATACQADAIRVNVHVGAAVTDQGLIEGRAAEVLRARRSWGGSGVRILADVAVKHAAPLAARSLADEAADARTRGRADALLLTGRATGAEADPGDVVELRDAVGDTPLLVASGVTADSAPAWIERVDGAIVGSDLMHGGRAGAGVDPDRARRFLAAWTRAASLRTPSHGSSHR, translated from the coding sequence ATGACGCGCGACGAGTACCGGTCGTGGATGGATCCGCCGGTGTGGGGTGTGATCCACCTGCCGGCGCTCCCTGGCGCCCCGGACTACCTGGACGATCCCGATCGCCCCCTGCGCCGTGCGCTGGAGGACGCGAGTCACCTCGCGCGGGTGGGATTCACCGGCGTCGTCGTGGAGAACTTCGGCGACGCCCCCTTCCACGCGACGGCGGTCGAACCCGTGGTGGTGGCGGCGATGGCCCGCGTGGTGGCCGCCGTTCGCGAGCGTCATCCGGAGATGCGGGTGGCGGTCAATTGCCTTCGCAACGACGCGCTGTCGGCGCTGGCGATCGCGACGGCCTGTCAAGCCGACGCGATCCGCGTGAACGTGCACGTCGGGGCGGCGGTCACCGACCAGGGCCTGATCGAGGGGCGCGCGGCCGAGGTCCTGCGTGCACGGAGGTCATGGGGCGGCAGCGGCGTCAGGATTCTCGCCGACGTCGCCGTCAAGCATGCCGCTCCGCTCGCCGCGCGCAGTCTCGCGGACGAGGCCGCCGACGCCCGCACGCGGGGCCGCGCGGACGCGCTCCTGCTCACCGGGCGCGCCACCGGCGCCGAAGCCGACCCCGGCGACGTCGTGGAGCTGCGCGACGCCGTCGGTGATACCCCACTGCTGGTGGCCAGCGGTGTGACGGCCGATTCGGCTCCGGCCTGGATCGAGCGCGTCGATGGCGCGATCGTCGGCAGTGATCTCATGCACGGAGGCCGCGCCGGAGCCGGGGTCGATCCCGACCGAGCGCGTCGCTTCCTCGCGGCCTGGACACGGGCCGCCTCGCTCCGTACCCCATCCCACGGGAGTTCGCATCGATGA